The following coding sequences lie in one Steroidobacter denitrificans genomic window:
- a CDS encoding methyl-accepting chemotaxis protein: MLKNMKVGMRLSIAFGLVLILLASVSILSLMRLNEIKAGTDQIVNDRYPKIAALSQLTRNQNLIGIAIRDVLMTPDVTQAKRYMDVISSLREQNSKLYDQLDRVVVDPEDIQQLSTVKAARSTYQGEATLVLDTAMAGRREAATDLLHTKLRPMLDAYTASLSSLAEMQAQRMEMDGMSAEAVYVESRQIVIVLSIAAALFALLAAIWVTRSITAPLSEAAQAAKRMADGDLTVRVQSTSKDEPGILLAAMGAMIEKLSHVIGEVRSAADNLSSASEEVSATAESLSQATTEQSSSVEETSASVEQMTASIGQNTENAKVTDQMATKAAAEATEGGTAVEQTVEAMKQIAHKISIIDDIAYQTNLLALNAAIEAARAGEHGKGFAVVAAEVRKLAERSQVAAQEIGEVATSSVQLAEKAGKLLGDMVPSIKKTAELVQEITAASQEQSSGVGQINSAMNQLSQLTQQNASSSEELAATAEEMSSQAQQLQTSMSFFRVGNLSAAQQATPAAAYEFQAERTENAPKPRARATAHLQHLAAAATPAAAYGKPNGKLNGRVNGHHNGHYVGDTDAAEHFVRF, translated from the coding sequence ATGTTAAAGAATATGAAAGTCGGCATGCGTTTGAGCATTGCCTTCGGGTTGGTGCTGATCCTGCTGGCATCGGTTTCGATACTGTCGCTGATGCGTCTCAACGAGATCAAGGCGGGAACCGATCAGATCGTGAACGATCGGTATCCGAAGATCGCCGCGCTCAGTCAACTCACCAGAAATCAGAATCTCATCGGGATTGCGATTCGCGACGTCTTGATGACACCCGACGTAACGCAGGCCAAGCGATACATGGATGTTATTTCGTCGTTGCGCGAACAAAACAGCAAATTATACGATCAATTGGATAGGGTCGTCGTAGACCCGGAAGATATTCAGCAGCTCAGCACCGTCAAGGCGGCGCGCAGCACCTATCAGGGCGAAGCGACGCTCGTTCTGGATACGGCGATGGCGGGTCGGCGCGAGGCCGCTACCGATTTGCTGCATACGAAGTTGCGCCCCATGCTGGATGCCTATACGGCTTCGTTGAGCAGCCTCGCGGAGATGCAGGCTCAGCGTATGGAGATGGACGGCATGAGCGCCGAAGCCGTCTATGTTGAATCCCGCCAGATCGTCATCGTATTGTCCATTGCCGCTGCCCTGTTTGCATTGTTGGCAGCCATCTGGGTAACCCGGTCCATCACGGCGCCGCTGAGCGAGGCTGCACAGGCAGCGAAGCGAATGGCTGACGGTGATTTGACGGTGCGTGTGCAGAGCACATCGAAGGATGAGCCGGGAATATTGCTCGCAGCGATGGGCGCGATGATCGAGAAGCTGTCCCATGTGATCGGTGAGGTGCGTTCCGCGGCGGATAATTTGTCGTCCGCCAGTGAAGAAGTATCGGCTACCGCGGAGTCGCTGTCGCAGGCAACCACCGAACAGTCTTCAAGCGTGGAGGAGACCTCTGCCTCCGTCGAACAGATGACGGCTTCGATCGGACAGAACACCGAAAATGCCAAGGTCACAGACCAGATGGCGACCAAGGCGGCGGCCGAAGCAACCGAAGGCGGTACGGCTGTGGAACAGACTGTCGAGGCGATGAAGCAGATTGCCCATAAGATCTCCATCATCGATGACATCGCCTATCAGACCAATCTGCTGGCACTCAACGCGGCAATCGAAGCAGCGCGTGCCGGTGAGCATGGCAAGGGTTTCGCGGTGGTCGCCGCCGAAGTGCGCAAACTCGCAGAGCGCTCACAGGTTGCAGCCCAGGAGATCGGTGAAGTCGCGACTTCCTCGGTTCAACTCGCCGAAAAAGCCGGCAAGCTTCTTGGCGACATGGTGCCGTCCATCAAGAAGACCGCGGAATTGGTGCAGGAAATAACTGCGGCAAGCCAGGAGCAGTCCTCGGGCGTGGGCCAGATCAACAGCGCGATGAACCAATTGTCGCAGCTGACGCAGCAGAATGCCTCTTCGAGCGAGGAGCTTGCCGCGACCGCAGAGGAGATGAGCAGCCAGGCGCAACAGTTGCAGACCTCCATGAGCTTTTTCAGAGTGGGTAACCTATCTGCGGCGCAACAGGCCACTCCGGCCGCAGCCTATGAGTTCCAGGCGGAGCGTACCGAGAACGCACCGAAGCCGCGCGCCCGCGCCACGGCGCATCTGCAGCATCTGGCTGCCGCGGCAACGCCTGCCGCGGCATATGGTAAGCCGAACGGCAAGTTAAACGGCAGGGTTAACGGGCATCACAACGGGCATTATGTTGGCGATACCGATGCGGCCGAGCACTTCGTGCGCTTCTAG
- a CDS encoding chemotaxis protein CheA, with the protein MSIDSALPTFIAESRDLLREMEADLLACEHGEANAEIVNAIFRAAHTIKGSSGLFGLDPIVEFTHVVEGVLDRIRDRTLDLTRELTAVLLECRDHLQALVDSVADGHEASDPQLTAAGVRLLERLTGTSGDVSPAPAGAAGPASAVLTPTRQSEFLRAESSSATGDSWCASTDSWHISIRFRADVLKNGMDPLSFIRYLTTMGSITGLQIVEEALPAVDHFDPETCYLGYEIGFKTDAGKQRIEAAFEFVREDCDLRILPPRSRVAEYVSLIRDLPEADDRLGELLVACGTLTSQELDRSLDMQESLVASHPAQAQPLGELLVRNQLVQPAVITAALDRQREARASAETKGRDGSLRVDGDKLDQLIDLIGELVTAGAATSMAARQAGFSDLNESTMRLARLVEEVRDQALKLRMVEIGPTFSRFRRIVRDVAREAGKEIRLEVKGGDTELDKTLIESITDPLTHLVRNAIDHGIEPAEVRRAQGKEPEGILQLNAYHEAGSVVIEVADDGNGLSRERIARKAIERGLISDAGTLTDAQVHALIFEPGFSTAERITNLSGRGVGMDVVKRNVTALRGSVEIQSREGRGTLIKVRLPLTLAIIDGFLVGVGRSSFVITLDAVEECVELAREESEAAHGQRYINLRGSVLPFIRLRDLLGVKAAPPKRESIVVVRHGGLRAGVVVDELLGEQQAVIKPLSKIFSRLQCVSGSTILGGGEVALILDIGGLVERCLAPTAGAPETNTADVMSVAHATSISKEISGVVPC; encoded by the coding sequence GTGAGCATTGATTCGGCACTGCCGACCTTCATTGCAGAAAGCAGGGATTTGCTGCGGGAGATGGAAGCCGATCTGCTCGCCTGTGAACACGGTGAGGCAAACGCCGAGATCGTCAACGCCATCTTCCGGGCTGCACACACCATCAAGGGTTCTTCAGGATTGTTCGGCCTGGATCCGATCGTCGAATTCACGCATGTCGTGGAGGGCGTACTCGATCGCATCCGCGACCGTACACTCGATCTGACCCGGGAATTGACGGCGGTGCTGCTCGAATGCCGCGATCATCTCCAGGCGCTGGTCGATTCGGTCGCCGACGGCCACGAGGCAAGCGACCCTCAACTTACCGCGGCAGGCGTCCGTTTGCTGGAGCGGTTGACCGGGACGAGTGGAGACGTCAGCCCTGCGCCTGCAGGTGCTGCAGGACCGGCGTCCGCTGTCTTGACCCCAACCAGGCAGTCCGAATTCCTGCGGGCCGAATCCAGCTCCGCAACCGGCGATTCCTGGTGTGCGTCGACCGACTCCTGGCACATTTCCATCCGTTTTCGTGCCGATGTGCTCAAAAACGGCATGGATCCACTGTCATTCATCCGCTACTTGACGACGATGGGCTCCATCACGGGATTACAGATCGTCGAGGAGGCGCTGCCGGCTGTAGATCACTTCGATCCGGAAACATGCTATCTAGGGTATGAGATCGGGTTCAAGACCGATGCCGGCAAGCAGCGTATCGAGGCGGCGTTCGAGTTCGTGCGGGAAGATTGCGATCTGCGCATTTTGCCGCCGCGTTCGCGGGTCGCGGAATACGTATCTCTTATCCGGGACTTGCCGGAGGCCGACGACCGGCTCGGGGAACTGTTGGTCGCCTGCGGTACGCTGACAAGCCAGGAGCTCGACCGCAGCCTCGACATGCAGGAATCGCTTGTGGCGAGCCATCCTGCGCAGGCGCAGCCGCTGGGCGAGTTGCTGGTGCGCAATCAGCTCGTCCAGCCCGCCGTGATCACGGCTGCGCTGGACAGGCAGCGGGAAGCCAGGGCATCAGCTGAAACAAAAGGCCGCGACGGTTCACTGCGCGTGGATGGCGACAAGCTCGATCAGCTGATCGATCTCATCGGCGAGCTGGTCACGGCCGGTGCGGCAACCAGCATGGCGGCGCGGCAGGCCGGCTTCTCGGATCTCAACGAATCGACGATGCGTCTGGCACGCCTCGTCGAGGAAGTGCGGGATCAGGCGCTCAAGCTGCGCATGGTGGAGATCGGACCGACGTTCTCGCGCTTCCGGCGCATCGTTCGCGACGTGGCGCGCGAGGCCGGCAAGGAGATCCGACTCGAAGTCAAAGGCGGCGATACGGAACTCGATAAAACGCTGATAGAGAGTATCACCGATCCCCTGACGCACCTCGTTCGCAATGCCATCGATCACGGGATCGAGCCAGCCGAGGTCCGCCGTGCGCAAGGCAAGGAACCGGAAGGCATACTGCAACTGAACGCCTATCACGAAGCCGGATCCGTCGTCATCGAAGTCGCCGACGACGGCAACGGTCTGAGCCGCGAGCGTATCGCCCGCAAGGCAATCGAACGCGGTCTGATCAGCGATGCCGGCACGCTTACCGATGCGCAGGTTCACGCGCTGATTTTCGAGCCTGGGTTCTCCACGGCCGAGCGGATTACCAACTTGTCGGGCCGCGGCGTCGGCATGGACGTGGTGAAACGCAATGTTACCGCCCTGCGCGGCTCCGTGGAGATCCAAAGCCGCGAGGGCCGAGGTACCTTGATCAAGGTTCGCCTGCCGCTGACCCTTGCCATCATCGACGGATTCCTGGTCGGCGTCGGCCGCTCATCCTTCGTCATTACACTCGATGCGGTGGAGGAGTGCGTCGAACTTGCCAGGGAAGAAAGCGAAGCTGCTCACGGTCAGCGCTACATCAATCTGCGCGGTTCGGTTCTTCCCTTCATCCGGCTGCGTGATCTGTTGGGCGTAAAGGCCGCACCGCCCAAGCGGGAAAGTATCGTTGTCGTTCGCCACGGCGGTTTGCGCGCCGGTGTCGTCGTCGACGAACTGCTGGGCGAGCAGCAGGCGGTCATCAAGCCGCTGTCGAAGATTTTCAGCCGACTGCAATGCGTCAGCGGCTCGACCATTCTGGGCGGCGGTGAAGTCGCCCTCATCCTCGACATCGGCGGGCTGGTCGAGCGTTGTCTTGCGCCGACCGCAGGGGCGCCAGAAACGAATACAGCCGACGTCATGTCCGTTGCCCATGCCACCTCAATTTCCAAGGAAATCTCCGGAGTCGTTCCATGTTAA
- a CDS encoding STAS domain-containing protein, which translates to MLLLREGRMAERIRDTENVLHIDGEMTIYRAHELLQEFSVAVRGCPAGAGLGADLSRVTEFDTAGLQILLLARRMARADGGYFSVFDPSECVKDVLMLCNVTDMITKAPAAESKQ; encoded by the coding sequence ATGCTGCTGCTGCGCGAGGGACGAATGGCTGAGCGTATTCGAGATACCGAGAACGTGTTGCACATAGACGGCGAGATGACCATCTATCGCGCACATGAACTCCTGCAGGAGTTTTCCGTGGCCGTTCGCGGTTGTCCAGCCGGCGCGGGCCTGGGTGCCGATCTGTCAAGAGTCACCGAATTCGATACTGCGGGCCTGCAGATTCTGCTATTGGCGCGTCGTATGGCGCGCGCCGACGGTGGATATTTTTCGGTATTCGATCCGAGCGAATGCGTCAAAGACGTGCTGATGTTGTGCAATGTAACCGACATGATCACCAAGGCGCCTGCAGCGGAGTCGAAGCAGTGA